Within Cystobacter ferrugineus, the genomic segment TAGGGACTGGCGTTATTACCGTCAACCCTGGGCCGGTAATTCTTGCCGGGGGAGAGGAATTCCCGCCCGAAGCGTCCGCCACTCAGCCCTCGGGATGTTGTCTCGCGAACGCTTCCCTTGCCCTCGAGCGCCAATGAACTCGAGGTCCGTGCGCCGCTGGACACCCGGTGCCGCTTATCGACGCTCGGCGGGTTGCTCTTCCGGCCCGGGACCCACGAGCTCGATGCCCAGCCGGGCCGCGTACTCGAAGATGCGCGGATCCCGGTAGAACTCGCCATAGACGATGCGGTGCACGCCCGAGTTGGCGATCAGCTTGAAGCACGGCCAGCAGGGGCTGGCGGTGGTGTAGAGCGTGGTGGGTTTGTCGCGCTCGCTGTCGATGCGCACGCCGTTCTTGGCCGCCTGGATGATGGCATTGGCCTCGGCGTGGACGGTGGCCACACAATGGCCGTTCTCCATCAGGTGCCCCACGTCCGAGCAGTGGGGCATGCCCCGGATGGAGCCGTTGTAGCCCGTGGAGAGGATCGTGCGATCTCGCACCAGGAGCGCTCCCACGTGCTTGCGATCACAGGTGGCCCGGCTGGCGACCTGCCGCGCGATGTCCATGAAGTACTGATCCCACGAACTGCGGTTGCCCATATGCGCCTCCCCCGTGGGATGTACCGTGGAGGCGCCCCCTGTCGAGTTTCGCGACTAGCGGCTGGCGGTCTGGGCCCCGGCCGGGCCCGCGTCGCCCGCGCCCTCACCCAGCAGCCGGGAGAAGCCACGCTGCGCGAGAAACTGGCGCACCTTGGCGCCCGGCGCGGCGAAGGTCTCGCCGGGCATGGGCACATCGAAGCTGAAGTTCTGCTCGGCCACGGCGAAGCCCACCTTGGCGGTGCGGTAGCCCTCGACGATGGCGAGCAGCTTGCCGGACTCCAGGCTGAAGATGCCGCCCCCCGAGGCGCCATAGCCGATGGGCGCGTCCGTCTTCACCATGCGCGGCCGCTTGCTCTCCTTGTCCCACTCGATCTGGGACACCATGCCGCCGGAGAGCGACAGGGCGCGGCCGAAGGGCGAGGCGGCCACCACCACGTCCTCCCCCATCTCCAGCTCCGCGTCCGTGGCGAGCCGCGCGGGCGTGCGCGGCAGGCCGGGCACCTTCACCAGCGCCAGGTCCATGTCCGGCACCGCCCCGAGCGCCACCACCTCCGCCCGGTACTCGGTGGAGTCGGCCCGCTCGTCCACGATGACGACGAGGCCCGGGTGCTCGAGCTCCCTCGTGTCCACCGCGTGCGCGTTGGTGAGCACATAGCTGACGAGTCCCTGGGGCGTCTGCTCGTTGCCGATGACCACCCCGGAGGCGGTACTGCGGACCTTCTCTCCCTCGAGCAGCGCGAGCCGCACGTTGTGCGGGAGGATGCGCTGGACCTGCGCCTTGCGCGACAGCCGCGGCGCGGGGGCCTCCACCGGCCGCGCGACCGCGGACGGAGCGGTGTCCGTCCGCGCCTCCTGCGTGGGAGCAGGGGTCACGGGCGAGGCCGACGTGGCCGCGCAGGACAACAGGGCGAGCAGGCCGGGCAGGCCGAGGGAGAGATGCTTCATCGAGACTCCAGGAGAGGACAAAGGGAAGAGGGGCGGAGTTTCCAACCGTGAGGCCCCAAGGATCTTCCCCCTACGAGGCCCCATCGGAAAGCAGCTCCCCCTCCGTGCGTCAGCTCCCCTGGCCGCCCAGGAGCCAGCGGGGCTCATTCAGGCCCCGCCCCATGTTCCGCGCGAGGCTCAGCCGTAGCGCTTCCTCATGAGGAAGAGGATGGCGTCCTTGGCGCAGTGCTCGCAGTAGCCGTAGCGCTCGCTCATCGTCTTCAGGGTGCTCTCCACCTGGGACTGCTCGCGCGCGGACAGGGTGCCACGGTCCTCGGAGAGGTACTTGAGGACGTTCTCCTTGTTGCGGCGCAGCACGCGCTTGCGCTCCTCGAAGTAGTGGTCGCGCAGGCGGCGGAACAGGTCCGGGAAGATGCGCGGGTAGTCCATCTCCGTGTCGTCCGGATGGTCGAGCTTGTGCGCGCCGATCTGCGAGATGAGCCCCCGGCGGAACTCGCCCGGATCCTCGCCCTTGGGCATGACGATGGCTTCCATCTCCGCCATGCGCTGCTCGTCCACGCGCTCCATGGCGCCGGTGTGGCGGTTGCGGATCTTCTCGCCCTTCACCCAGTGGCTCACGTTGTAGACGTAGCGCTCCACCAGCTCGCGGTACTGCCCCTCGGAGACCAGGCCCATGGACTCGCGCACCTCCTCGTCCACCTTGTCGAGGTAGGTGGCCTGCACCGCGCGCACGAACTCCTCGTGGTCATGGTAGCCGTCCACCACCTCCTGCAGGAGGAACTCGTAGACGCTCTTGTCCTTGCAGATGGCCTCCAGCTCCTCGAACACCGCGAGCGCGTGCAGGCACTTGTAGTCCGGGTGCTGCGCGGCGTTGAACAGCGCCGTCTTGATCTCCCGGGCGCTCGCGCCGCTGCGGCCCTCGTAGTTGGGGTAGGCGTCGGACTCCTCGTACATGTCCGAGCGGAGCTTGCGCAGCTCCTTGCCGTGCGCGAGGCTGAGCCGGTCGGGCACCACGCCCTCCTCGTACAGGAACATCTTCTCCACCGGGGTGATCTGATCCACCAGATCCTTGACCCCGGGCGGGTAGCGGTCGGGGATGGGCTTCTTCAGGCGCGTGAGCACGGCCCACATGGCGGCCACCTCGGTGGCATGCGGGGCCACGTGCTTGCCCACGGTGGTGGGGGTGATCTGCGCGTCGTACACCTGCTGCTCCGCCTTGTAGCGGCGCAGGTAGGGCACGCGCACCAGCTCGATGCGGCCCTTGAACGAGGCGAAGTCGGGCAGCTCCTTGAAGGCCCCCAGGTGCTTCTCGTTGGACGAGGCGACGAGCACCTCGTCCAGTTGCAGCACGAAGTGCTCGAGCGGCACCTGCGCCGTCTCGCTGAAGCCCAGCAGGTACTTGAAGGCCTCCAGGGGACGCTTGAGCAGGTCCGAGTACTCGATGAGGCCGCGGTTGGCGTGCACGAGCGCGCCCTGGGGCTCGAAGAGCGCCACGTTGTGCAGCGCGGGCGGCATGTTGAGCAGCTTGGCCCGGTCCGCGGACACCTGCTGGTACATGGCGTCCACGCTCATCTGCGGCTCCACCGTCACCGTGCCCTCCTGGTAGCGGCGCGAGATGTAGAAGCGCTCGACGCGCACGTGGCGCATCACCTGCATGTAGTCGCCCTTGTAGTTGGCCAGGAGCGCCGTGTAGATGCTGCGGCACTTGTGGCACAGCTCTCCGTGCAGGATGAAGTCGGAGAGGACGAAGTCCCCCTCGCCCTGCCCGTCTCCCGTGCCCACGCCCTTCTTCTTGAGCGCGCCCTCCAGCAGGCGCTGGCGCTCGGCGGGGGGGATGGCGAAGAGGGGCGGATCCCTCAACTCGCACGGGATGCGCACGTCGATGGAGTCGGCGTCCAGGTGCGCGTAGGTGGACAGGTCCCCGTTGGTGGCGGGAATGCGCTCGCCCCCGAAGCCGATGGAGCCCTTGACGAGCTTCTCCGAGGGGAAGATCCAGCTGATGTGGTAGAGCGCCCCCTCGGGCTGGCGCGAGTAGTGCTCCATGCCAGCCTTGAGGGCGTTGACGAAGGTGGACTTCGCGCTGCCGTTGGGGCCGTGCAGCATGATGAGCTTGTTGATGCGGCCGGCGCGCGTGAAGTTGCCGAGCATCCGGTAGACGGCGTTCTGTACCTCCTCCTGGCCCGCGACGCGGCCGTCCCGGTCGCTGGAGGGCACGTCGAAGACCTTGAAGCGGCGCATCTTCCCGGTGGGGTGCGCCACGGTCTCCGTGCCGAAGGAGTCCATCACGTCGCGCAAGTACTGGGCGGCATTGCGCGCCTGGCCTCGAGGCTCCGCCATGAAGAGCGTGAGGTACTCCTCGAAGGAGAGGATGGAGCGGTTCTTGACGAAGTCGTCTGACACCTGGGCGCCCACTTCCTGCAGGTATCGTTTGGCTTCCACGGGTCTTCTCCTCCTGTGCCTGGGTGTTTGGAACCCACTCGAATCAACCTGGGCGGGCCGCCGCCGCGCAACGCCGGGGGCCCACAGACCTTTCCTCCCAGCCCGCGCGAAGTCCAGGGTCCTCGTCACCTTGTGTCCGGGGCCGTGCTCTCCGCCGTCCCTCCCCCCACCCCCCAGGCGGGCTCGCCCCCCGTCCCACCCGCTCCCGCCCCTGGTGCCTCCCCCGGCGACGAGCCGAAGGTGTCCTCGCGCTCGCGCGCTCCCGTGAAGTTGCACTAACGTCGCGAATTGATAAGCGGGGGCCAGCCTCCCACCCCGCGTCCCACTTCCCCGGAGTTCACGCGCGATGCAAAAGGATCCCATCATCGGCATCGACCTCGGCACGACCAACTCGTGCGCCGCGATCGTCGAGGACGGTGGGAACGTGAAACTCATCCCCTACAAGGGAGGCGAGTACACTATTCCCTCGATCTTCGCGATCGACGACAAGGGCAACGAGCTCATCGGCTACGAGGCCAAGCGCCAGTGGCAGCTCAACCCGAGGAACACCATCTACGGCTCCAAGCGGCTGGTGGGGCGCCCCTTCCAGAGCGACGTCGTCAAGGAGATGAAGAAGGTCGTGGCGTACTCGATACGCCCCGGCAAGAAGAACGAAGTCCTCCTGGACGTGGGCAAGAAGGAGTTCTCCCTCCAGGAGATCAGCGCGAAGATCCTCAACAAGATCCGCGACGTGGCCGCCAACTACCTCAAGACGCCCATCAAGCGCGCGGTGGTGACGGTGCCCGCGTACTTCAACGATCGGCAGCGCCAGACGGTGAAGGAGGCGGGCAAGCTCATCGACCTGGAGGTGGTGCGCATCATCAACGAGCCCACCTCGGCGGCGCTGGCGTATGGCGCGGGCAAGAGCGTCAACAAGAAGGTGCTCGTCTATGACCTCGGGGGTGGCACCTTCGACGTGTCCATCATCGAGATCCGCGACCGCGTCTTCGAGGTGAAGGCCACCGGTGGCGACGTGTTCCTGGGTGGCATCGACTTCGACAACGCCATCATCCACCACGTGCTCAAGGACTTCGCGTCGAAGACGGGCATCGACCTGGCGACGGATCCGGTGGCGATGCAGCGCATCAAGGACCTGGCCGAGCGCACGAAGATCGACTTGTCCGCGCGCGACGACGTGCAGTTCAACATCCCCTTCATCACGATGACGTCGCAGGGCCAGCCCCTGAACATCGAGATGAAGTTCTCGCGCAAGATGCTCGAGCAGCTCACCAACCACCTGGTGGACCGCACCCTGCAGATGGTGGCGCGGGTGCTCGTGGACTCGGGGCTGTCCACCAAGGACATCGACGAGGTGCTGCTGGTGGGCGGCCAGACGCGCATGCCGATTGTCCAGGACCGGCTCACGAAGTTCTTCGGCAAGACGCCGAGCAAGGGCGTGCACCCGGACGAGGCCGTCGCGGTGGGCGCGGCGCTCTACGCCAAGAGCCTGGAGGACAACTCCAGCCTGCGCCTGCAACTGCTGGACGTGATTCCCATGGCCATCGGCCTGGAGCGCGCCGGAGGGGCCTTCCACACGGTCTTCCCGCGCAACGCGCCCATTCCCAATGCGAAGCAGCTCGTGGCCACCACCAGCCGCGACAGCCAGACCGAGCTGGCCATGCGCATCTTCCAGGGGGACCACGAGCAGGTGGTGAAGAACGATCTGCTCGGCGAGTTCACCTTCTCCGGCATCCGTCCGGCCAGGGCGGGCTCGGTGCAGGTGGAGATCACCTTCGACGTGAACGTGGAAGGCATCCTCACCATGCGCGCGCGAGATCCGGCCACGGGCCGCGAGATGACCACCACGGTGCGCGTCAGCTCCTGACGCCCCTGCTCCGCGCCGCCCCCCTCTCCTCTTCCTCGCCTTTCCGGTGGACCCCGCGCGCCCGCGCGGCCCCGCCCGCAAAAGCCGGGCCCCGGCGAGGGGGCGCGTCGCGCACCCAGGCCGGGGCCGGAGACCACACCGGGCGTCGGGATTACTGCTGCTGGAACAGCTCGACGGTGTCCTGGATGCCCGTGCCGGTGCCGGCCACCACCAGCACACGGCCGTCCAGCAGCAGCGTGGCGGCGTGGTAGTAGCGGGCCGTGTTCATGCTGGCCGCCGGGCACCAGGTGCGGCGCGAGGGATCGAACAGCTCGGCCGTGGTGAGGATGCCCGACTGATTCGGGTTGTAGCCGCCCGCCACGAGCACGGCGCCCGAGGGAAGCAGGGTGGCCGTGTGATCCCGCCGGGGCGAGGAGAGGCTGCCGGCCGACGTCCAGGTGTTGCTGGCCGCGTCGAACAGCTCGGCGGTGGCGGCAGGCACCGTCCTGTTCGCCTCGCCGCCCACCACGAGCACCTTGCCGCCCGGCAGCGCGGTGGCCGTGTGATCCAGGCGCCCATGGGCCATGGAGCCCACCGTCGTCCAGGTGCCGCTGGCCGGGTCATACACCTCGGCCGAGGACAGGTTCGCCCCACCGTTGGAGCCACCCGCCACCAGCACCCGCCCGTTGGACAGCGCCGTGGCGGTGAAGGTGTAGCGCGCCTGGTTCAGGCTGCCCGTCGCGGACCAGGTGCCCGTGGCCGGGTCGTACAGCTCGGCCGAGGCCAGCACGGCACCGGTCGCCTTGTTCTGCCCACCCACCACCAGCACGCGTCCGTCCTTGAGGCGCACGGCGCCATGGCGCAGGCGGAAGGTGATCTGGTTGCCCGTGGCCGACCAGGAGCCGGTGGCCGGGTCGTACACCTCGGCCGAGGAGGTGGCCTTGGCGCCATCACCGCCCGCCACGAGCACGCGCCCGTCGGTGAGCAGCGTGGCCGTGTGGTAGCGGTGCGTGGTGCGGGTGTTGCCGGTGTTGGACCAGGTGTTGGTGGAGGGGTTGAACAGCTCGGAGGTGGGCTGGAAGCCGCCCAGCACGAGCACGCGCCCATCGACGAGCCGCGTGGCCGTGTGGAGGATGCGCTCCGCGGCGAGGCTGGGCGCGGACGTCCAAGTGCCCGGCGCGCAGTAGGGGGCGGCCGGCCCGGGGCCATTGGAGCGGAAGGTGTTCAGCCCCTCGGTGAGCCAGTTGGTGGCCGGCTGGGCGGGGATGGAGCCATCATCCTCGATGTTCGTCACCGTGTAGGCGTGCTGGTTCCAGATGCGGCGGGCGCTGCGCCAGCCGTCGCCGTGGAACACGCGGATGCCGTTGAAGCCCGGGTACGCGTGGTTGTTGGCGCTCACGACGATGTCCGCCTGGTAGTCCCCGTCCACGTCAGCCACCACGGGGCCCTCGTGCGTGGTGCCCGAGCTGTTCTTCGTCTCGAAGAGCACCGTGCCCGTGGCGCCGTCGTAGATGCGCAGGTAGGTCTCGTCGGTGAAGACCACCTCGAGCTTGCCGTCCCCGTCGAAGTCGAAGGTGGTGGAGCTGTTCTTGCCGGAGCTGAGGTCGCGGATGGGGCGGGACCAGAGCACCGAGCCGTCCGCCTTCAGCACGCTATAGAGGTTGTTGCCGGCAACGCCGATCTCCGGCTGCCCGTCGCCATCGAAGTCGGCGATGTTGGGCACGCCGCCGTGGCCACCGCCGGGCACCGCCACGCTCCAGCGCACGGTGCAGGTGTCATCCACCAGGCTCACCTGCTCACGCCCGGCCACGACGATCTCTCCCTGGGGATCCTCGTCGAAGTTGCCCACCGCGGCGAAGCCGTGGGGCACGGTGGAGGGGGCGCACAGGAGCGAGCCATCGGCGCGGTACACGGAGCGGCCGTTGATGAGCTCCTGCCGGCCGTCCTGATCGATGTCCGCCGCGAAGGCGTTGGGGCCGGTGTACTTCGCCCCGCCCATGCCGTCCGAGCCCACCCACTTGAGCGCGCCCGTGGCGGTGTAGACGCGGTTGCCGTCGAGGATCTCCACCTGGCCATCGCCGTCCAGGTCCGCCAGCGCGGGGCCGCCCCACTCGTTGTAGTCGTACGCGCCCTCGGGGGTGCGCAGCTTGAGGGCACCTTCATTCGTGAAGCAGATGACGCCGCGCCCGTTCTCGGGGATGCCGCACACCTCCACGCGGCCGTCTCCGTCGATGTCGCCCGCCGTCAGGCCCGCCGCCGCCTTCACGCGCAGCTCCGACTCCGTCACCGTCCACAGCTCGTGCCCGTCATCGCCGCTGATGGCGCGCAGCACACCATCGGTGTTGTAGTTCGAACCCGCGAACGTGCTGAAGACGATGTCCGGCACGCCGTCCCGGTTGAGGTCGATCACCACCGGCGTGGTCATCACCTGCTTGTAGTCGGGGAGCACCTCGCTGCCCGTCCACTCCCACTTCAGCGTCGGCGCGATCGGGGAGGACAGCAGCGCCTGGGAATCGTTCGCCGAGAGGGCCTCGCCCGACTCCGAGGGCGCCTCGTCGGCCGCTCCCTGACACGCCACCAGCGTCGACAACGCCAGCGCCACCGAACTACCCACCACCACCCGCCGATTCATGCGCCGCGTGCTTCGGCTCTTCGCGTTCGTCTTCATGTGTTTCCCCTTGCCGCGTGGAACCTGGGCCCACCGCACTGGCCCTGGAGGACGAGTTCTCGTTTAACAAAGGAACTTTCAGAATTCAAGTACAATTGATAAATTTCAACACATTCACAATTATGTAAAATTCCGTGAGAACGCGTTTAGCGTGAGTCCCCATGAAATCCCGGGAGCGGGAGCAGTCTCCACCCGAGTTCGGGGCAGCAGGCGCGAGAGGTTGCGCGCGGAGGCGCCGGCGCTCAACCTGCGCGTATGAGCGCACCACACACACAGCGGCCGCCGGGACCCCGGGCCCTGCCGCTCCTCGGCTCCCTGTTGGATTTCGCGAAGCATCCGCTGGCATTCATCGAGTCATGCGCGCGGGACTACGGCGACGTGGTGTACGTCGACCTCCTGGGGGCTCCCACCTACATGCTGCAGAACCCGGAGCACATCGAGCATGTCCTGGTCACCCGCCACCGCGCCTACGCCAAGGACAAGCGTGAGCGCCGGATGTTGGGAGGGCGACTGCTGGGCAACGGGTTGCTCACCAATGAGGGCGAGTCCTGGCTGCGGCAGCGGCGGCTCATGCAGCCCGCCTTCCACCGCCAGCGCCTGGCGGCCTACGGACAGGTGATGGCCGAGCACGCCGGGCGCCAGCTCGCGACCTGGCACGACGGGCAGGTGCGCGACGTCTACGCGGACATGATGCGGCTCACCCTGGGCATCGTCATCAAGAGCCTGTTCGACCTCGAGATGGAAGGGGCGGCGCTGACGGTGGGCCCCTCGCTGGCCCGGGTGATGGAGCATTTCGCCGACGTGCGGGCCTTTCTGGTGCCCGACTGGCTGCCCACGCCGGAGAACCTCGGCTACCACGCGGCGGTGGAGCGGCTCGACGCGCTCGTCTCCCACCTCATCCTGCGGCGGCGCGAGGCGGGAAGCGAGGCGGGAGATCTGCTGTCGCTGCTGCTCCAGGTCCAGGACGAGCACGGCCAGCGGATGGACGATCAGCAGATCCGCGACGAGGTGCTGACGCTGGTGCTCGCGGGCCACGAGACCACGTCCATCACCCTCGCCTTCTGCATCCACCTGCTGGCGTGCCACCCGGAGGCCGACGCCGCGCTGCACCGGGAGCTGGACACGGTGCTGGGCGGGCGCGCGCCCTCGATGGAGGATCTGCCCGCGCTGTCCTTCACCGAGTGCGTGGTGAAGGAAGCGTTGCGGCTCTACCCGCCCGCGTGGTCGATCAGCCGTGAGCCGCTCGAGGAGGACGAGGTGGGCGGCTGGCGCATCCCGGTGGGGTCCCTGGTGGTGATGAACCCCTGGACGGTGCACCGGGACGCGCGCTTCTACGAGGAGCCCAAGGCCTTCCGTCCCCAGCGCTGGGCGGACGGGCTCGAGCAGCGCCTGCCGCGCTTCGCGTGGTTTCCCTTCGGGGGAGGCCCGAGGTTGTGCATCGGCATGGGCTTCGCGCTGATGGAGGCGCGGCTGGTGCTGGCCACCCTGGCCCAGCGCTTCCGCTTCGAGCGGGTGCCCGGGGACCACGTGAGGTTGATGCCGTCCATCACCCTGCGCCCGAGGCATGGGGTGAAGGTGCGGCTGCGCGCGCGCTGATCACGCCCCCACGGCGGCGCTCTTCCAGACTCGGGACCGAATCGAAGAGGCCATGAAGCGGGAGCGATACAATCGCCCGGGACACTCCCTCGCCGTCATCCCCCCGCAAGGGGAGAGACGAGGGAGGCGCCGGGGGACACTCACGCCGACTTCTTTTCCTTCTCCAGCACCAGTTGGGGCGGCTCGTGCTTGGTCACCACCGTCTCGGTGATCTTGCACTCCTTCACGCCGTCCCGGTACGGCACGTCGTACATGATGTCGAGCATGGCGTCCTCGAGGATGGCGCGCAGGCCGCGCGCTCCGGAGTTGCGACGCATGGCCTCGCGGGCGATCGCCTTGAGGGCTTCCTTGGTGAAGGTCAGCTTCACCTTCTCCATCTCGAAGAGCTTCTGGTACTGCTTGATGAGGGCGTTCTTCGGCTGGGTGAGGATCGTGATGAGATCCTCCTCCTTCAGGTCGTTGAGCGTCGCCACCACCGGCAGACGGCCGATGAACTCGGGAATCATCCCGAACTTCATCAGATCCTCCGGCTCCACCATGGCGAGCAGCTCGCCCACGCTGCGCTCCTCGCGGTGGGTGATCTTCGCGCCGAAGCCCAGGCCCTTCTCGCCCACGCGGCGCTTGATGACGCCATCGATGCCGTGGAAGGCGCCGCCGCAGATGAAGAGGATGTTCGTCGTATCAACCTGCACGTACTCCTGCTGGTTGTACTTCTTGCCACCCCGCGGCGTGACGTTGGCGCGCGTGCCCTCGATGATCTTCAAGAGCGCCTGCTGCACGCCCTCTCCGCCCACGTCGCGCGTGGCGCTCGGCGTGTCACCCTTGCGCGCGATCTTGTCGATCTCGTCGATGTAGACGATGCCGCGCGCGGCCTTCTCCACGTCGTAGTCGGCGTTGTGGAGCAGGTTCTGGATGATGTTCTCCACGTCCTCGCCCACGTAGCCGGCCTCGGTGAGGCTGGTGGCGTCGGCGATGGTGAAGGGGACGTTGAGGAAGCGCGCGAGCGACTGGGCCAGGAGCGTCTTGCCGCTGCCCGTGGGGCCCACGAGCAGGATGTTGCTCTTGCTCAGCTCCACGTCCTCGGAGCCCGAGGGCTTCATCCCCGGACGAGGCCGGGCCGCCGGCTTCTTCTGGTAGATGCGCTTGTAGTGGTTGTACACGGCGACCGACAGGACCTTCTTCGCCTGGTCCTGGCCGATCACGTAGTCATCGAGGAACGCCTTGATCTCCATCGGAGTGGGCAGGCTGACCTGCGGCTTGCCCTCCTCGCGCTCGTTCTCGTCCGCGATGATGTCGTTGCACAGCTTGATGCACTCATCGCAGATGTACACCGTGGGGCCCGCGATGAGCTTGCGCACCTCGCGCTGCGACTTGCCGCAGAACGAGCAGGACAGGTTGACGTGGTGCTCCTTCTTCACTGCCGCCTCCGAGTTCTACCGACCCCGGTCCCCCGGAGCCTGCCTAGCCGACACCCTCACCACACCCAAGTCGCCCGGCTGCCCACGTCGCGAACAACCGTCGAGCGAAATATAGGCGCCTCCCGAATCCACAGGAAGCCCATCCCGAATGTGGCGCCCAACGGCTTGTGCACCGCTGGACGAGGTCAGCGTTGAGTAACACTCGTTCAGGCGTCATTCACGCTCGAAGCGCACTCCTCGAGATCCTGCGCCAGGGCGCTTGCCCGCTCAGCGATGGCGTGGGGGACCCGCCGACATCCGGACACTTCGGCCGCCAGCTTACGCGCCATCTGGGCCAATTTCTTCACCTGGATGCCCTCCGGAGGGGGCTCCGGAGGAGGCCGGGGGAAGCGCTCGGCCACCTCCCGCTTCAGCTCGCTGACGGGCTTCTCGGCGTCCCAGATGCTGTCGCGGAGTGAACGGTACTCCTGGGGGGAGAGCTGGCCACGCTCCTCGGCGTCGGCGAGCACCTCGATGACCTCGAAGGGGGGGGCCTTCTGGGGGAATTCCGGCTGGGCCACCTCCTCGGCGTCCTCGTGGCGGGCCAGGAAGCTGAAGGAGCGCGTGAGCTTGAGCGCGGTCTGCTTCTTGATGTGCAGCTCCTTGAGGCAGTAGGCCTCGAAGGAGGCGTAGCCCCAGGGCTCCCAGAGGTTCTCGTCCTTGACCTGCACGAGCAGCTTGCCCAGCTCCGCCCAGGTGGACTTGAAGCGCTTGGCGGCCACGAGCACGGTGTGGCGGAAGGTGCCCGGGGGCACGGCGGCGGCCTTCTTCTCGATGTCGGCTTCGGCTACAGAGAGCATGCACCCTGTATCCGTCAGGATGTGGGAGGGGGCAAAAAAGCGGCCCGCCGACCCCCCTAGCGCTTCTTGCCGATGGTGAACGCCAGGCTCACCGTGGCGCGCTCGCCCGTATAGGCCTTGAAGGGCCACTTCTTCAGCTCGCCGAGCAGACACTCGAAGAGCGGCCCCTTCTTGAGCCGGGGGTTGTCGATCCACAACTGCGCGACCTTGCCGTCATTACCGATGGTGAACTCCAGCGGCACCTTGGCCGCGAAGCCCGGGCTGCGCTCGACCTCCTCCTTGAAGCAGCGGTTGAGCGTGCCCTGCTGGGCCTTCACCACCCGGTTGATGGCCCCCATGTCGTAGTTGACCTCGGTCGACAGGCCGTCGGGATCCGTGGAGACGCGGCCCGAGGCA encodes:
- the clpX gene encoding ATP-dependent Clp protease ATP-binding subunit ClpX gives rise to the protein MKKEHHVNLSCSFCGKSQREVRKLIAGPTVYICDECIKLCNDIIADENEREEGKPQVSLPTPMEIKAFLDDYVIGQDQAKKVLSVAVYNHYKRIYQKKPAARPRPGMKPSGSEDVELSKSNILLVGPTGSGKTLLAQSLARFLNVPFTIADATSLTEAGYVGEDVENIIQNLLHNADYDVEKAARGIVYIDEIDKIARKGDTPSATRDVGGEGVQQALLKIIEGTRANVTPRGGKKYNQQEYVQVDTTNILFICGGAFHGIDGVIKRRVGEKGLGFGAKITHREERSVGELLAMVEPEDLMKFGMIPEFIGRLPVVATLNDLKEEDLITILTQPKNALIKQYQKLFEMEKVKLTFTKEALKAIAREAMRRNSGARGLRAILEDAMLDIMYDVPYRDGVKECKITETVVTKHEPPQLVLEKEKKSA